The window TTCGCCGACAGGGTCGAGGCTGGGCGTGAACTCGCCGAGCGGCTGCGGGGCTCGCTGGCGCCAGGGGCGCTCGTGCTCGGCATCCCGCGCGGCGGCGTCATCGTGGCCGTGGAGGTGGCGCGCGCGGTCGGCGGCGAGCTCGACGTGGTGGTGGTGCGCAAGGT is drawn from Actinomycetota bacterium and contains these coding sequences:
- a CDS encoding phosphoribosyltransferase — protein: MFADRVEAGRELAERLRGSLAPGALVLGIPRGGVIVAVEVARAVGGELDVVVVRKV